The Chthoniobacterales bacterium region GAAAACCGGCGGCGGGCCAGATCGCTTCCATCGGACGATCCCAGCGCCAGAAAATGTAGCTGCCGTAAGTCCCTGCGAGACTGAGAAAACTGACCATCGTCCAGCGATGACGCAGCAGAAAATAGACGGCGGCCCCGGTTAGAATCAGACTCGAATAGAGCGAAAACCAGCCCAGCGGATTGATCGCCGACGTGTAATAGGAGAGCAAAATCGCCGTCAGTGCCACCGATTGTGCCTGACGCTTTTCCGCGAGCCACACGACGACCGCGCCGATGCCGAGCAGCAAAAATCCGCCGACGAGCGGGTTGTCGATCACGTGCAACTGACGAACAAAAGTCGCGCCATACGTCGTGTAATAGATCAGCGCCGCGCCGCCTGCGAGGAGCACGCGACCGTAATTGCGCAGCGCCTCGGTGTTTTTTTCCAGCCGTGCGCCGAACCACGCGAGTCCACCGCCGAGGAAATAAAGCACCGCCAGTTTCACCCACGGGCTGAGTTGGGGAAGGATGTGGTGATAGGCGTAATTGCCCAGAAAAACGAGGCCGGTGAGCAGGATGACGATCCCGATGCGCACCAGCCAGACGGTGCCGAGCTGGAACTCCCACGAGGGCTTCGCGACCGTTGACGGCGCGGCGGAAACCACAGTCGAGTTAGGTATCAATGGAGCCGGGGCGCTCGCGACGGGCAGGGGAGGCGGCGATGCCGTTGTCAGCGTTTCTATCTTCCGATCCAGTGCGGCGAGCCGGAGTCGCAACTCGTTTTGTTCACGCAGAATGCCCTGCAACTCGTCCGGGGAAAGGTCTGCCATACGGCCCATCTTAACAGCTTTTGAACAGATTTGGAGAAACGTTTGCACGGCTTCTCCAATCTGGCTATTTTAACCGCATGAGTGTGGTCCCCCTCCTGCGCAAACTAAGTGAAGTCGGTCCCGTGGACCAAGTCGGAATCGAGGAGAGGGTCGCCAAGTTCACCACGCGCAGCATCAAGAAAAAGTCGAAGCTCTGGGGGCTGATGCGCGCCGTCACGATGGTCGATCTAACCACACTGGAGGGCAAGGACACGCCGGGAAAAGTCATTTCGTTGTGTCACAAAGCGCTCACGCCGTCGGATGATCGCGACGTGCCGCCCGCCGCCGCTATCTGCGTTTATCCCGCGATGGTGAAGCACGCACGGAAGGAGCTAGGAGCTGTCAGTCCGGTGCGAATCGCCTCGGTTGCGACCGCATTTCCGTCGGGTCAGAGTCCGCTCAAACTCCGCTTGGAAGAAGTGAAACGCGCGGTCGGCGATGGGGCGGACGAGATCGACATGGTGATTAATCGCGGCCTTTTTCTTTCCGGCCAATATCACGCGATGCAGGACGAAATCGTGGCCGTCGTCGAGGTCTGCGGCGAGGCGACTTTGAAAGTGATCCTGGAGGTCGGCGAATTGGAAACTTATGACCACGTGCGCGTCGCGTCGTTTCTGGCGATGGAGGCGATTCGCGAGGGAGATTTCATCAAGACGAGCACGGGAAAAGTGACCGTGAACGCCACGCTCGCCAACACGCAGGTGATGTTGGAAGCGATCCGCGATTACTATCTGAATACGGGCCGCGCCATTTCGATGAAACCCGCCGGCGGCATTCGTACGGCGAAGCAGGCACTGCATTTTCTCGTCGCGGTGAAAGAGACGCTCGGCGACGAATGGCTAAATAACTCGCGCTACCGTTTCGGAGCCAGCGCCCTGCTCAACGACCTCGTTCGCCAGATCAGTAAGGAACGCACCGGTGCCTATCAGGCCCCGTGGTATTTCTCCGAGGCCGCCACCGCTTACTAACATTCCTATGAAAGTCAAAGAACGCCGCGCCAGCAAACCCTCCAAGGCTCCAGCGCCTCCGCAGTCGGCCACCAAACCTAACAAAAACGGAGCCGCGCTCATTTTTGGCGACCTGTGGGAGTACGATCCCGCTCCAGAAACTGCCGACCCGAAAATCAAAGCGGATTACCCGCTCTTTATCGACGGGAAATTCGTTCCGCCAAAGGGTGGAAAATCTTTCGCCTCTATCAACCCAGCGACGGAAAAAAAGATAGCTAACATTGCCTTGGCTGGAGCCGCCGATGTGGATGATGCCTATCAAGCCGCCAAGCGCGCCTACGACAAAACCTGGGGCAAAATGCCTGGCCGTGAGCGTGGCAAATATCTCTTTCGCATCGCACGTCTGCTGCAGGATCGCGCCCGGGAATTTGCCGTAGCCGAGACCATCGACGGCGGCAAGCCGATCAAGGAGTCGCGCGACTTCGACGTGCCGACCGCTGCGGCACATTTCTTCTATCACGCAGGCTGGGCCGACAAGCTGGCCTATGCGATTCCTGCGCATAAAATCGAGCCGCTCGGAGTCGTCGGCCAAGTCATTCCCTGGAACTTCCCGCTGCTGATGTTAGCATGGAAGCTGGGCCCGGCTCTGGCCGCTGGAAATACCGTGGTGCTGAAACCATCGGAAACGACTTCCATTACGGCGATGAAACTGGCGGAGGTTTTGCAGGAAGCCGATCTGCCGCCGGGGGTTGTTAACTTCGTCACGGGCGCAGGCGAAACTGGGTCAGCGCTGGTGAATCATCCGCTGGCTGCGAAGATTGCTTTCACCGGCTCGACCGATGTTGGCAAACTCATCATTCGCCAACTCGCAGGTTCTGGAAAAAAGCTAACCATGGAGTTGGGCGGCAAGGCGGCAAACATCGTCTTTGAAGACGCTCCCATCGATCAGGCCGTCGAAGGTGTGGTCAATGGTATTTTCTTCAACCAAGGCCATGTCTGTTGCGCGGGCAGTCGATTGTTAGTCCAGGAATCCATAGCAGAGTTGTTTATCGAAAAACTGCGCCGTCGCATCGACGTTTTGCGCGTCGGAGATCCGCTGGACAAGAACACCGATGTCGGCGCGATCAATTCCAAGGAACAACTAGGCCGGATCACTGAGCTGGTTAATCATGGAGTCATGGAAGGTGCCGATCTCTACCAATCTTCCTGCAAACTGCCGAGCCAGGGATATTATTTTAAGCCGACCCTGCTCAGCAACGTCACGCAAAGTCACCGCGTGGCGCGCGAGGAAATTTTCGGTCCCGTGCTATCCATTCTCACCTTTCGCACGCCCGAGGAAGCCATCGAAAAAGCTAACAATACGGCCTACGGACTTTCCGCTGGCGTGTGGACAGACAAGGGCTCGCGCATTTTGAAAATGGCGGCCTCCATTCAAGCCGGAGTCGTCTGGGCGAATACCTTCAACAAATTCGATCCCGCGTCGCCTTTCGGCGGCTACAAGGAGTCCGGTTTCGGCCGCGAAGGTGGTCGCCAGGGATTGTTCGATTACGTCAAAATATCATGAGCCGTCTAGCTATTACCAAAACCCCCAAAGCCTATGTCGGTGGCGCGTTTATCCGCTCCGAAAGTGGACGCGTGTTTCCGATTCAGGAAACCGAAACCAAGTCATTCTTTGCTAACATCCCGCAATGCACTCGCAAAGATCTCCGCAATGCCGTTGAGAGCGCAGCCAAAGCGGGCGCGGGTTGGGCTGCAAGGACTCCTTACAATCGCGGGCAGATACTTTATCGCCTCGGAGAAATGATCGAGGCGCGTTCTTCGGAAATGGTGGAGGCGCTCACCCATACGTCTGCAACTCCGATGGCCGCCGCGAAGGACGAGGTTGGCAGGACGATTGACCTGATTGTTCATTTTGCCGGCTGGGCGGACAAATACGATCAAGTGTTGGGAAACTCTAACACCGTTGCCGCGCCGTATTTCAACTTCACGATCAGTGAGCCCTCCGGCGTGATCGGGATCATCGCGCCGGATGCGCCAGCGTTGTTAGGTTTGATCGCACAGGTGATGCCAGCGATTGTTAGTGGCAACTCGGTGGTCGCGCTTGCATCCGAGTTAGCCCCTTATCCGGCCATCGTGTTAGGAGAAATGCTGGCCACTTCCGATCTGCCGGGTGGTGTGGTGAATATCATCACGGGTTTCCGGCAGGAACTGGTCGATACCTTTGCAACTCACACGCATTTGCGTGGGCTTGATGCGAGCGTGAATCAAGAGCAGGCGGTCAAGTTGGAAGTCGGCGGCGCGAGCAGTGTGAAGCGCGTGAAAATACGCAATGCCGACGGAGCTTGGGCGGACTCAGTGGGATTGCACGACATTCGGAGTTTCATCGAATTCAAAACGGTCTGGCACCCGGTCGGAATTTGAGTGTTATCTAATCTGAGGAAGATTGAACAACCTCTCCAGATACCAGTCTTACTCCGCATGAAACCATCCCGCTTCTTCTCCGTTTTCGCCGCGTCGCTTGTTTTTGCCCTCACCGCGCAGGCGGGCGAGGTTTACAACTTCGATCCGAATCACTCGACCATCGGCTTCAAGATTCGCCACCTTTTCAGCGATGTCTCAGGCCGTTTCAATGAGTTCAGCGGGAATGTGAATGTGGACGCGGAAAAGCCGGAGAATTCGGTCGTGGATGTTACCATTCAGACCAAGTCGATCGACACCGCCAATGCCAAACGCGACGGGCATCTGCGCAGCGCAGATTTCTTTAACGTGGAGAAAAATCCCACGATGACTTTCAAGAGCAAAAAAGTTGTTCTGACGGGTGAAAAATCCGCCACGGTCACCGGCGATTTGACTCTCAATGGAGTGACCAAGGAAGTGCCGCTGACCGTTACCTTTCTCGGCAAGGGCAAAGGGATGGACGGCAAGGAAGTGACCGGCTGGAGCGCCACCGGTGAGTTGAATCGAACTGAGTTTGGCCTCACTTGGAACAAGGCGGTCGAAGGCACCCAGATGGTGGGCGACACCGTGAAAGTAGAGATTCAAATCGAGGCCCACGCGGCGAAATAGCGTCAGGCTTGCTGCCCCACGAAGATGGCCTCATCGGGCCAGTCTTTGCGAATGAAGCCTGCCTCCATGTTCACGAGTGGAAGATAATTTCGCATGATGCGGATCGGCGAGAGCAGGCGCATGGTGGAGATTTGCTCGATGGAATCCGGCCCGTGGTTTTTGAGCAGGCTGGGGATGATTTTTTCCTGAAACGTCTCCACGATTTCGCGATCGGTCTGGCCTTCGATGACCATGAGCAGAGCGAGTTTGCCGTCGATCTCGGCGATGTGACTTTCAAAAATCAGTTCGGTGAAGATCGTCCGCACATTGGTTTCCTGGCGGATGTCGTCGAGAATCTGCCGAAGCGTGATTCCGACGCGAAATTGCACGGTATAGAGATGACGTGCCTGGAACTGGCCGTTGCCGTTTTCCGAGAGATCGATCTGGGTGTGATAGGAAATGGTGCCGGCCTCCTCTAGGCGTTGACGCTTGCGGTTCACCGTGCGGACATTCACGCCAGTCGTCTCGGAAATGGCCGTGTCGGATTGGCGCGGGTCGCGAACGAGCTGACGGATAATCAAAACTTCCTGTTCATCGAAGGGGGTCATCATGTGGTAATGGGAAAAGACTCATCCTTGCTGAAAAATGTCTTAAAACAAGCATAATCTGTCCAGAATGTAGCTCTTTGGACAAAAAGGCTCAGAATTCCGTCAAAAAAATAACTCTTGAAGGGAATATTTCCTATTGTCAGCCCCGGGCAACATCCGGTAAGTTACCGCCCGCAACCAGCCAGCTCCATTACCATGAGACTCGACCAAAACGCCTTTGATATCGCTGCCGCCCATCGTGGGTCACTTTATCGTCCTGAAAATGAACACGACGCGTGCGGCGTCGGCCTGATCGCGGCCATCGATGGAAAACGCTCCAACTCGATTTTGCGCCATGGTCTGACTTCGATTTGCCGCCTGGCGCATCGCGGAGCGGTGGATGCCGACGAGAAAACGGGCGACGGAGCGGGAGTGCTGACGCAGCTTCCCTACAAGCTTTTTCGCCGCGAACTCACGAAACTGGGACATCAACTTTACAAGGATGACGACCTTGCCATCGGAGTAATTTTCTTCCCGCACGACAACGCTTATCAGCAGGAGCGCGCGCGTGAGATCATTGAAGAAGTCGTTGAAAAACGCGGCCTCTTTCTCTTCGGCTGGCGCGAGGTGCCGATCAACACGCACGTCCTCGGCACAAAAGCAGCGAGCACTTTGCCGCAGATCGAGCACGTCATGATGGGCCGGGCGGATGACATGGATTCGGAGGAATTCGAGCGCCGCCTCTTTCTGGCCCGCAACGAAATCGAGAAAATCGCCGCCACTGACGGCATAAAGAATTTCTACATTCCGTCGTTTTCCTCGCGGACGATTTCCTACAAAGGGCTGCTGATTTCGCCCTCACTCGAGAAGTTTTTCAAGGATCTCTCCGACCCGGATTACGAGACGTCGATCTGCGTTTACCATCAGCGTTACAGCACGAACACCTTCCCGACATGGTCGCTTGGCCAGCCGTTCCGCATGTTGGCGCACAATGGCGAGATCAACACCGTGCGCGGCAACCGCAACTGGATGCACGCCCGCGAAGCCGAGCTCACCGCCGATTTCTGGGGTGCCGACATCGACTTGCTGAAACCCATCATTCAGCCGGGCGGTAGCGATTCTGCGAGTCTCGACAATGCGCTGGAAGTGCTCGTGCATTCGGGTCGCAGCCTCTTGCACGTAATGAAAATGCTCGTGCCGCCCGCCTGGCGAAGCGAGCCAGAGATGTCGCCTGAAATGACGGCGTTTTACCAGTATCACCGCTGTCTGAACGAGCCTTGGGATGGACCCGCCGCGCTCGTTTTCACGGATGGCTTGATTGCTGGTGCGTGCCTCGACCGCAACGGCCTGCGTCCGGCCCGCTATAAAATTACCAAGGACAACGTCTTCCACCTCGGCTCCGAAGTGGGTTGCGCGGATATTGACGACGCCAAGGTCATCGAAAAAGGCCGTCTCGCTCCCGGTGAAATGCTCGCCATTGACACTGTTTCCGGGAAACTCCTGCGCGAGAAAGACATTCAGGCCACGCTTTCCACGCGCCAGCCTTACGGCAAATGGATCGCGGACAATCTTGTAGACCTCGCCTCTATTTCGCCCGGTCCAGTGACTGTGCCGAGCGATGAAATCGACATCCTCTCGCTCACCCAAAAGCAGATTTCCTTCGGCTACACGTCCGAGGAACTCGACTTCATTCTCAAACCCATGCTCAAGGAAGGCGCTGAGGGCATTGGCTCGATGGGCGACGATACGCCTCTCGCCGTCCTGTCGCTCCAGCCGCGTCTGCTTTACACGTATTTCAGCCAGCTTTTTGCCCAGGTTACGAATCCGCCGATTGACCCGATTCGCGAGAAACTCGTGATGTCTCTAGCCACCATTCTCGGGTGGCGTCGCAATCTTTTGGGAGAAACGCCGGAGCACTCGAAGCTCATCGAATCCGCCAGTCCGATCCTGCTCGATCACGAATTGGAGACGCTGAAAAATCTCAACGACCCCGACCACAAACTCGTCACGTTGCAGACCGTCTGGCCTGCGAACGAAGGCGCGGATGGCCTTGAGAACGCTGTAACTCGACTCTGCGCCGAAGCCGAGGCCGCTGTGGACTCGGGTGCGCGGATGATCAATTTGTCCGACCGCAACGTGGACGCAGAGAATGTCGGCATTCCGATGCTGCTCGCCGTCGGCGCGATTCATTTTCATCTCACCAACGTCGGCAAACGCATGAAGGCCAGCATCTTATGCGAGACCGGCGAAGCGCGCGATGTGCATCAAGTCGCCTGCCTTATCGGCTACGGAGCCAGTTCCGTGAATCCGTATCTGGGTTTTGAAACCATCCGGGAAATGATTGAAAAAGCTCCCGCCGACACGCTCCCGGATTACGCGACCGCAGTTAAAAATTACCAGGGCGCTCTCGACAAGGGCTTGCTCAAGATCATGTCGAAAATGGGCATCTCGCTCATCAGCTCCTATCGCGGCGCGCAGATTTTCGAGGCCATCGGCATCTCGTCGGCGGTCATTAAGAAATGTTTCACCGGCACCTCGTCGCAGGTCGAGGGCATCGGCTACAAGGAAATTGCCGTCGAAAGCCTTACCCGCCATCAACTCGCCTTTGGCGAAGCCGTTCCTCAAGAACCAGCCAAGCCGCAAACGCTCGGCGACCCCGGTTATTATCGTTTCCGTCGCAACGGCGAAATTCACGCCATCAATCCGCCGGTCATCAAGAACTTCCACACCTTCGTCAAAACCGGCAGCGCATCCGACTACAAGGCGTATGTGCAGGCCGTGCTCGCCTCATCGCCGCACTCGTTGCGCAACATGCTCGCCTTCGTTCCGGCGAAAACGGGCCCCGTTCCGATCGAAGAAGTCGAGTCCATCGAGGACATCCGCCGCCGGTTCACCACCGCTGGCATGTCGCTCGGTGCGCTCAGCCCCGAGGCTCACGAATGTCTCGCCATCGCGATGAACCAAATCGGAGGCAAATCCAACTCCGGCGAGGGCGGCGAAGACCCCGAGCGGTTCACCCGCCGCGCCAATGGCGACCTCGCCAACAGCGCGATCAAGCAAGTCGCCGCCGGACGTTTCGGCGTCAACGCCGCTTACCTCGCCAGCGCGAAGGAAATCGAAATCAAAATGGCCCAGGGCGCGAAGCCCGGCGAAGGCGGCCAATTGCCCGGTCACAAAGTCACCGTGATGATCGCCAAGCTCCGCAAAACGGTGGTCGGAGTTACATTGATATCACCGCCGCCGCACCACGACATCTACTCCATCGAGGATCTGGCCCAGCTCATTTACGACCTCAAGCAGGTCAACGCCCGCGCCCGCATTTGCGTGAAACTCGTCGCAGAAGCCGGCGTCGGCACCATCGCGGCGGGCGTCGCCAAAGCCCACGCCGACATCATTCTCGTCAGCGGCCACGAGGGCGGCACCGGCGCGTCGCCACTCAGTTCTGTAAAACATTGCGGCAGCGCCTGGGAACTCGGCGTCGCCGAAACGCACCAGGTTCTCATGCTCAATGGCCTGCGCAACCGCGTCACCCTCCGCACCGACGGCGGCATGAGAACGGGCGAAGACCTCATCTACGCCGCGCTTTTGGGAGCCGAGGAATTCAACTTCGGCACCGCCGCACTCATTGCCACCGGCTGCGTTTACGTGCGCCAATGCCACACGAACACCTGCCCTGTCGGCGTCGCCACGCAGGACGAAAAACTGCGCGCCAAGTTCAAGGGCAAGCCGGAAAACATCGTCGCCTTCTTCAACGCCGTGGCCGAGGAAATGCGCGAAATCATGGCCTCGCTTGGCATTCGCACCGTCAACGAAATGATTGGCCGCGTCGATCTGCTCGCGCAGAAAGAGATCCCCGGCCATCCGAAGGCGAACCTGCTCGACCTCTCGCCGCTCCTCGCCGACGTCTCGGGCGACGACCCCTCCGCCCCGCGCCACGCCACCCGCGAGCGCAACGAAGGCCCTGCCGAACGTCCGCTCGACGACATCATTCTCCAAGACGCCAAGGACGCCATCACCGACGGCCAGTCCATTTCGCTCTCTTACAAAGTCCGAAATATCAACCGCAGCGTCGGCACCCGCGTCTCGGGCGAACTCGGTTACCAATATGGCGAGGAAGGCCTCCCTGAGGGCACCATCGAACTCAAACTCACCGGCACCGCCGGCCAGAGCCTCGGTGCATTTCTCAGCCCCGGCATTCGCATGGTCCTCACCGGCGAGGCGAACGATTACGTCGGCAAAGGCATGAGCGGCGGCGAAATCATCGTCCGCCCGCCCAGCAAGCGCGGCTTCCTCCCGCAGGACAACGTCATCGTCGGCAACACCGTCCT contains the following coding sequences:
- the gltB gene encoding glutamate synthase large subunit is translated as MRLDQNAFDIAAAHRGSLYRPENEHDACGVGLIAAIDGKRSNSILRHGLTSICRLAHRGAVDADEKTGDGAGVLTQLPYKLFRRELTKLGHQLYKDDDLAIGVIFFPHDNAYQQERAREIIEEVVEKRGLFLFGWREVPINTHVLGTKAASTLPQIEHVMMGRADDMDSEEFERRLFLARNEIEKIAATDGIKNFYIPSFSSRTISYKGLLISPSLEKFFKDLSDPDYETSICVYHQRYSTNTFPTWSLGQPFRMLAHNGEINTVRGNRNWMHAREAELTADFWGADIDLLKPIIQPGGSDSASLDNALEVLVHSGRSLLHVMKMLVPPAWRSEPEMSPEMTAFYQYHRCLNEPWDGPAALVFTDGLIAGACLDRNGLRPARYKITKDNVFHLGSEVGCADIDDAKVIEKGRLAPGEMLAIDTVSGKLLREKDIQATLSTRQPYGKWIADNLVDLASISPGPVTVPSDEIDILSLTQKQISFGYTSEELDFILKPMLKEGAEGIGSMGDDTPLAVLSLQPRLLYTYFSQLFAQVTNPPIDPIREKLVMSLATILGWRRNLLGETPEHSKLIESASPILLDHELETLKNLNDPDHKLVTLQTVWPANEGADGLENAVTRLCAEAEAAVDSGARMINLSDRNVDAENVGIPMLLAVGAIHFHLTNVGKRMKASILCETGEARDVHQVACLIGYGASSVNPYLGFETIREMIEKAPADTLPDYATAVKNYQGALDKGLLKIMSKMGISLISSYRGAQIFEAIGISSAVIKKCFTGTSSQVEGIGYKEIAVESLTRHQLAFGEAVPQEPAKPQTLGDPGYYRFRRNGEIHAINPPVIKNFHTFVKTGSASDYKAYVQAVLASSPHSLRNMLAFVPAKTGPVPIEEVESIEDIRRRFTTAGMSLGALSPEAHECLAIAMNQIGGKSNSGEGGEDPERFTRRANGDLANSAIKQVAAGRFGVNAAYLASAKEIEIKMAQGAKPGEGGQLPGHKVTVMIAKLRKTVVGVTLISPPPHHDIYSIEDLAQLIYDLKQVNARARICVKLVAEAGVGTIAAGVAKAHADIILVSGHEGGTGASPLSSVKHCGSAWELGVAETHQVLMLNGLRNRVTLRTDGGMRTGEDLIYAALLGAEEFNFGTAALIATGCVYVRQCHTNTCPVGVATQDEKLRAKFKGKPENIVAFFNAVAEEMREIMASLGIRTVNEMIGRVDLLAQKEIPGHPKANLLDLSPLLADVSGDDPSAPRHATRERNEGPAERPLDDIILQDAKDAITDGQSISLSYKVRNINRSVGTRVSGELGYQYGEEGLPEGTIELKLTGTAGQSLGAFLSPGIRMVLTGEANDYVGKGMSGGEIIVRPPSKRGFLPQDNVIVGNTVLYGASGGHLFINGRAGERFAVRNSGATAVVEGIGDHGCEYMTNGTVIILGGTGKNFGAGMTGGVAYVLDWNDTFPSRYNLELIKHERLDAINAPEEITLVQGLIYRHLEQTESQRAWEILADWPGHLAKFWKVSPKSSPAKPAPPVEPMIAAETAKPI
- a CDS encoding Lrp/AsnC family transcriptional regulator produces the protein MMTPFDEQEVLIIRQLVRDPRQSDTAISETTGVNVRTVNRKRQRLEEAGTISYHTQIDLSENGNGQFQARHLYTVQFRVGITLRQILDDIRQETNVRTIFTELIFESHIAEIDGKLALLMVIEGQTDREIVETFQEKIIPSLLKNHGPDSIEQISTMRLLSPIRIMRNYLPLVNMEAGFIRKDWPDEAIFVGQQA
- the deoC gene encoding deoxyribose-phosphate aldolase, with the translated sequence MSVVPLLRKLSEVGPVDQVGIEERVAKFTTRSIKKKSKLWGLMRAVTMVDLTTLEGKDTPGKVISLCHKALTPSDDRDVPPAAAICVYPAMVKHARKELGAVSPVRIASVATAFPSGQSPLKLRLEEVKRAVGDGADEIDMVINRGLFLSGQYHAMQDEIVAVVEVCGEATLKVILEVGELETYDHVRVASFLAMEAIREGDFIKTSTGKVTVNATLANTQVMLEAIRDYYLNTGRAISMKPAGGIRTAKQALHFLVAVKETLGDEWLNNSRYRFGASALLNDLVRQISKERTGAYQAPWYFSEAATAY
- a CDS encoding aldehyde dehydrogenase family protein; the protein is MSRLAITKTPKAYVGGAFIRSESGRVFPIQETETKSFFANIPQCTRKDLRNAVESAAKAGAGWAARTPYNRGQILYRLGEMIEARSSEMVEALTHTSATPMAAAKDEVGRTIDLIVHFAGWADKYDQVLGNSNTVAAPYFNFTISEPSGVIGIIAPDAPALLGLIAQVMPAIVSGNSVVALASELAPYPAIVLGEMLATSDLPGGVVNIITGFRQELVDTFATHTHLRGLDASVNQEQAVKLEVGGASSVKRVKIRNADGAWADSVGLHDIRSFIEFKTVWHPVGI
- a CDS encoding YceI family protein; the protein is MKPSRFFSVFAASLVFALTAQAGEVYNFDPNHSTIGFKIRHLFSDVSGRFNEFSGNVNVDAEKPENSVVDVTIQTKSIDTANAKRDGHLRSADFFNVEKNPTMTFKSKKVVLTGEKSATVTGDLTLNGVTKEVPLTVTFLGKGKGMDGKEVTGWSATGELNRTEFGLTWNKAVEGTQMVGDTVKVEIQIEAHAAK
- a CDS encoding aldehyde dehydrogenase family protein translates to MWEYDPAPETADPKIKADYPLFIDGKFVPPKGGKSFASINPATEKKIANIALAGAADVDDAYQAAKRAYDKTWGKMPGRERGKYLFRIARLLQDRAREFAVAETIDGGKPIKESRDFDVPTAAAHFFYHAGWADKLAYAIPAHKIEPLGVVGQVIPWNFPLLMLAWKLGPALAAGNTVVLKPSETTSITAMKLAEVLQEADLPPGVVNFVTGAGETGSALVNHPLAAKIAFTGSTDVGKLIIRQLAGSGKKLTMELGGKAANIVFEDAPIDQAVEGVVNGIFFNQGHVCCAGSRLLVQESIAELFIEKLRRRIDVLRVGDPLDKNTDVGAINSKEQLGRITELVNHGVMEGADLYQSSCKLPSQGYYFKPTLLSNVTQSHRVAREEIFGPVLSILTFRTPEEAIEKANNTAYGLSAGVWTDKGSRILKMAASIQAGVVWANTFNKFDPASPFGGYKESGFGREGGRQGLFDYVKIS